The following are encoded in a window of Acidobacteriota bacterium genomic DNA:
- the dapF gene encoding diaminopimelate epimerase, with translation MIISALTFDLMDLTRSKFVKMAGGGNDFIMLDGRKQKISDLGDLAARACIRGLGIGADGLIVLSTESETADVRMIYFNSDGSRADFCANGTRCAARFAVLEGLASRKMTIEADCGVVSATLLDDDRVKLEVAGPEAARLDRRLDLGDDGFATGVTMILGVPHFVEFVDGIWEVDVAGRGRSIRQHPDLAPDGANANFVQVHGRDRIDIRTFERGVEGETLSCGSGVLAGVAASALTGRVSSPLTVRTRSGIDYEAAFEIGSDGISKLTLIGDARVVYEGTMTRETIAGFDPHWVRHPGLRDPEVS, from the coding sequence GTGATTATTTCAGCGCTCACCTTCGATCTCATGGATCTGACGCGCTCGAAATTCGTCAAGATGGCCGGTGGAGGCAATGACTTCATCATGCTGGACGGCCGCAAGCAGAAGATCAGCGATCTCGGGGATCTCGCGGCTAGAGCATGCATTCGGGGACTCGGGATCGGCGCAGACGGTTTGATCGTCCTCAGTACCGAATCGGAAACGGCCGATGTTCGAATGATCTATTTCAATTCCGACGGCTCGAGAGCTGATTTCTGCGCGAACGGGACCCGGTGCGCTGCACGGTTCGCCGTGCTGGAAGGTCTTGCCAGTCGGAAAATGACGATCGAGGCAGATTGCGGAGTGGTCAGCGCCACGCTTCTCGACGACGACCGGGTCAAACTCGAAGTCGCGGGTCCGGAGGCCGCCCGGCTCGACCGGCGACTCGACCTCGGCGATGACGGATTCGCAACCGGAGTCACGATGATCCTCGGCGTTCCGCATTTCGTCGAGTTCGTCGACGGGATCTGGGAAGTCGACGTCGCGGGCCGTGGACGGAGTATCCGCCAGCATCCCGACCTCGCTCCGGACGGCGCGAACGCGAACTTCGTTCAGGTCCACGGACGGGACCGGATCGACATCCGTACTTTCGAAAGAGGAGTCGAGGGGGAAACACTCTCCTGCGGGTCGGGTGTGCTTGCCGGTGTTGCAGCCTCGGCGTTGACTGGCCGTGTGAGCTCGCCGCTGACAGTGCGGACGCGCAGCGGCATCGATTACGAGGCTGCGTTCGAGATCGGAAGCGACGGAATCTCGAAGCTGACGCTCATCGGCGACGCGCGGGTGGTGTACGAAGGAACGATGACGAGAGAAACGATTGCGGGATTCGATCCGCACTGGGTGCGGCACCCCGGCCTACGCGACCCCGAAGTCTCGTGA
- the truA gene encoding tRNA pseudouridine(38-40) synthase TruA — protein MRVLLSIQYDGSGYSGWQTQENGKTIQAEIEKALGLICRTDVRVTGAGRTDAGVHAADQKAHCDIPDGFPLDRLLPGLNGVLPKEIRVRAAEKKGADFHARYHATGKTYCYRIWNDPVEDVFLSRTHTHIPWPLDVERMRTALRAVVGEHDFRAFTVASPEVSTTRREIFEARIEPTGSSIRITLHGSGFLRFMVRRIVGSLIEIGLGRMDAAKLQASLEPTFEQARWTAAPDGLTLEHVHYD, from the coding sequence ATGCGCGTACTGCTCTCGATCCAGTACGACGGGTCCGGGTACTCCGGATGGCAGACACAGGAAAACGGCAAAACGATCCAGGCTGAGATCGAAAAGGCTCTCGGTCTGATCTGCCGCACCGATGTGCGAGTCACCGGAGCCGGGCGGACCGACGCCGGTGTGCATGCCGCGGATCAGAAAGCCCACTGCGACATTCCGGACGGCTTTCCTCTGGACCGCCTCCTCCCCGGGCTCAATGGCGTTCTGCCGAAAGAGATTCGTGTCAGGGCCGCGGAAAAGAAGGGCGCGGACTTTCACGCGCGATATCACGCAACCGGCAAGACCTACTGCTACAGGATCTGGAACGATCCTGTCGAGGACGTTTTCCTCTCCCGAACCCACACTCACATCCCCTGGCCGCTCGACGTCGAGCGGATGCGAACGGCGCTGCGAGCCGTCGTCGGAGAGCACGATTTCCGGGCATTCACGGTTGCGAGCCCGGAAGTATCCACCACCCGCCGGGAGATCTTCGAGGCACGAATCGAACCGACCGGAAGCTCGATCAGGATCACCCTTCACGGCTCGGGTTTCCTCCGTTTCATGGTCCGGCGAATCGTCGGCAGCCTCATCGAGATCGGTCTCGGCAGGATGGACGCGGCGAAGTTGCAGGCGAGCCTCGAACCGACGTTCGAGCAGGCCCGGTGGACGGCCGCGCCGGACGGTCTGACCCTCGAGCACGTTCACTACGACTGA
- a CDS encoding VWA domain-containing protein: protein MKPILTLALLLSAGAAQAQQTPPADDQTPLMETIDIRVINVDAVVTDRKGNPVTGLTRDDFEIYENGQPQRITNFYEVNLEERDATVDAQGTSTTSAEAPASLPERETRRKIVFFVDNLSLSPFNRNRVFEAMQDFVDEVMRPGDEGMVAAWNRSMKVRVPFTQDTQQIKLELEAMKGESGLGVHYQSEKRQIENRIREAMSVQDAIVEARSWAMSVEHDLRTTVGAVNSLLETLGGVDGKKIMVMTTEGFYMSPGREAFAFIDEMKREKPEWGAYGSSGMFEGMGFNASHEIRSLATTANANDVTLYTVHAAGLVGMSSSSAENMHARSVTVDTVALTNSTESLQFLAEMTGGVATVGTNNFRRGFDTIKSDLSSYYSLGYRSTTQRIDRQRNLEVRMKDRNLRVRARRTFIEKSIETEMRDKVLAKVFYSSDENDLGIVLRTGKPSRSSAEIYTVPLEVMIPIDKLTMLPAGDTHRGSFTLWLVVADDRGDTSDVVTQQHSVVLTDEQLESLKGKYYTYAVDLRMRKGRHVISAGVLDGLTKSTGFRQQPVYATSR from the coding sequence ATGAAACCAATACTCACACTGGCACTCCTCCTCTCTGCCGGCGCCGCTCAGGCGCAGCAAACACCCCCAGCCGACGACCAGACTCCCCTGATGGAGACGATCGACATCCGGGTCATCAACGTTGATGCCGTCGTGACCGACCGCAAGGGAAATCCCGTAACAGGCCTCACGAGGGACGATTTCGAGATTTACGAGAATGGCCAGCCCCAGAGGATCACCAACTTCTACGAGGTGAACCTCGAAGAGCGCGATGCAACCGTTGATGCTCAGGGCACATCGACGACGAGTGCTGAAGCACCCGCCAGCCTGCCGGAGAGAGAAACACGACGGAAGATCGTATTTTTCGTCGACAACCTCTCCCTTTCTCCATTCAACCGGAACCGCGTATTCGAGGCGATGCAGGACTTCGTGGATGAAGTCATGCGGCCCGGCGACGAGGGAATGGTGGCGGCATGGAACCGGAGCATGAAAGTCCGGGTCCCGTTTACCCAGGACACCCAGCAGATCAAGCTCGAGCTCGAGGCGATGAAAGGCGAAAGCGGTCTCGGAGTTCACTACCAGAGTGAGAAGCGTCAGATCGAAAACCGAATCAGAGAAGCGATGTCGGTGCAGGACGCGATCGTCGAGGCTCGCAGCTGGGCGATGTCGGTCGAGCACGATCTGCGGACGACCGTCGGAGCGGTCAACAGCCTCCTCGAGACACTCGGAGGAGTCGACGGCAAGAAGATCATGGTCATGACCACGGAGGGCTTCTATATGTCACCCGGCCGGGAAGCGTTCGCGTTCATCGATGAGATGAAGCGTGAAAAGCCGGAGTGGGGCGCCTACGGTTCCTCCGGCATGTTCGAAGGGATGGGATTCAACGCCAGCCACGAGATCCGATCTCTCGCGACGACCGCGAACGCCAACGACGTGACCCTGTACACCGTTCACGCGGCCGGCCTCGTAGGGATGTCGTCATCCTCGGCCGAGAACATGCACGCGCGCTCGGTGACCGTCGATACGGTCGCTCTGACCAACAGCACCGAGTCCCTTCAGTTTCTCGCCGAGATGACCGGAGGCGTCGCGACAGTCGGAACCAACAACTTCAGACGCGGGTTCGACACCATCAAGAGCGACCTCAGCTCGTATTACTCGCTCGGCTACCGCTCGACCACGCAGCGGATCGACCGCCAGCGCAATCTGGAAGTCCGAATGAAGGACCGCAACCTGCGCGTGCGTGCAAGAAGAACCTTCATCGAAAAATCGATCGAGACGGAGATGCGCGACAAGGTCCTCGCTAAAGTTTTCTATTCGAGCGACGAGAACGATCTCGGCATCGTGCTTCGAACGGGCAAGCCCAGCCGATCGAGCGCCGAGATCTACACCGTTCCGCTCGAAGTGATGATCCCGATCGACAAGCTTACGATGCTCCCGGCCGGCGATACCCACCGCGGCAGCTTCACACTCTGGCTGGTCGTCGCGGACGATCGTGGCGACACCTCGGATGTCGTGACCCAGCAACACTCCGTCGTTCTCACCGATGAACAGCTCGAGAGCCTCAAAGGAAAGTACTACACGTATGCCGTCGACCTTCGAATGCGGAAAGGCCGTCACGTGATTTCTGCCGGTGTGCTCGACGGGCTCACCAAATCGACGGGGTTTCGCCAGCAGCCCGTATACGCAACCAGCCGCTAG
- a CDS encoding MCE family protein, which produces MNGHDDDVTPDLADEGSDQESREASLQVGHWSPWIWVVPAIAIFVVGYLVVRYGLFGGGDITVRFVDARGLERYSPVRYRGAKVGTVQKITIDDELEEVIVRISMDAAMDDALRMGTSFWIVEPGLESGGLGGLLGGTYIGMEPGEGEPADEFEGQEYPPILTAPQPGKTFVLESEDVAFISIGAPVQFEGTRVGRVLGARYDAEEGVGSVYVFVVERFASQVRESTRFWRTGGVSISTEGGRISMGDVSLATLLNSGIAFYTPEIFAGDPASEGAVFELHDSRPAAIASADGPHMTYLTYFPGAIGGLAPGTSVRMKGVQVGRVRDVRLRYVPENATLETPVTLEIDPRLLEIQVYPGETREDLRARMDGALEALVQNGLRATLTSSLLGSTSVSLETSAAPGTGRLAVEHEPPVIPAAPGSSGLDDAIASLNRVAGTLEDLPLRETMSHLRSAAARVDSLVSDPALQDSVQRLNAALTDIQAAAQTTNENIGPIAEKLRSAATSAEAAASRAQELVGSAPKQNYDLAELIRELTRAAESVRALASYLTENPDALLKGRAE; this is translated from the coding sequence ATGAACGGGCACGATGACGACGTCACGCCGGACCTCGCCGACGAGGGGAGCGATCAGGAATCGCGGGAGGCGAGCCTCCAGGTCGGCCACTGGTCTCCCTGGATCTGGGTGGTCCCTGCCATCGCGATTTTCGTGGTCGGTTATCTCGTGGTGCGGTATGGCCTTTTCGGAGGGGGCGACATCACCGTTCGCTTCGTCGACGCCAGGGGACTCGAGCGCTACAGTCCCGTCCGATATCGCGGGGCGAAAGTCGGGACCGTCCAGAAGATCACGATCGATGACGAGCTCGAAGAAGTGATCGTCCGCATCTCGATGGATGCCGCCATGGACGACGCTTTGCGAATGGGGACCAGCTTCTGGATCGTCGAGCCCGGTCTCGAGTCGGGCGGTCTCGGCGGGCTCCTCGGAGGTACCTATATCGGAATGGAACCGGGCGAGGGCGAACCGGCAGACGAGTTCGAGGGACAGGAGTACCCACCCATACTGACCGCGCCCCAGCCGGGAAAGACATTCGTTCTCGAATCCGAGGACGTCGCATTCATCTCGATCGGGGCCCCGGTCCAATTCGAGGGAACGCGCGTCGGCCGTGTTCTCGGTGCCCGATACGACGCCGAAGAGGGCGTCGGCTCGGTCTATGTCTTCGTCGTCGAGCGCTTTGCCAGCCAGGTTCGCGAGAGTACCCGTTTCTGGCGAACCGGAGGAGTGTCGATCTCCACCGAGGGAGGCAGGATCTCGATGGGCGACGTCTCTCTGGCTACGCTGCTGAACTCCGGCATCGCCTTCTACACTCCCGAGATTTTCGCCGGTGATCCTGCTTCCGAGGGGGCGGTGTTCGAACTGCACGACTCCCGTCCCGCGGCTATCGCGTCTGCCGACGGACCCCACATGACCTATCTCACCTATTTTCCGGGGGCGATCGGCGGGCTGGCCCCGGGGACATCGGTTCGCATGAAAGGGGTTCAGGTCGGCCGGGTGCGGGACGTGAGACTCCGCTACGTGCCGGAAAATGCGACCCTCGAAACTCCGGTCACCCTGGAGATCGACCCGAGACTGCTCGAGATCCAGGTCTATCCGGGCGAGACCAGAGAGGACCTGCGCGCTCGAATGGACGGCGCGCTCGAAGCGCTCGTGCAAAACGGACTGCGCGCCACCCTCACCTCTAGTCTTCTCGGCTCGACGTCGGTCTCTCTCGAGACCAGTGCCGCGCCGGGAACAGGCCGGCTCGCGGTCGAGCACGAACCTCCGGTCATTCCGGCCGCGCCTGGCAGCAGTGGGCTTGACGACGCCATCGCATCGCTGAACCGCGTGGCAGGCACGCTCGAGGATCTGCCGCTCCGGGAGACGATGTCGCATCTTCGCAGCGCCGCGGCACGCGTCGATTCGCTGGTCAGCGATCCCGCTCTGCAGGATAGCGTGCAACGGTTGAACGCTGCGCTCACCGATATCCAGGCCGCGGCACAAACGACCAACGAGAACATCGGACCGATTGCAGAAAAACTCCGGAGCGCCGCGACTTCCGCAGAAGCTGCAGCTTCCCGTGCTCAGGAGCTCGTCGGATCCGCTCCGAAACAGAATTACGATCTGGCGGAGCTTATCCGCGAGCTCACCCGGGCGGCCGAGTCAGTCAGAGCTCTGGCGAGCTACCTGACCGAAAACCCGGATGCGCTCCTCAAGGGAAGAGCCGAATGA
- a CDS encoding nucleotidyl transferase AbiEii/AbiGii toxin family protein has translation MSDDVRVDEEQLLVVLRALEEHRVDYAIFGGIALGLHGLARATADLDLFVRPERENIERLKNALRAVFDDPSIDEISADELCGPYPAVRYWPPEGFGFDILTRLGEAFEFDTLEIEEKRIDDVAIQVVSPHTLWQMKKDTVRPVDRIDADYLAKRFGFEDR, from the coding sequence ATGAGTGACGATGTCAGGGTGGACGAAGAGCAACTCCTGGTCGTGCTGCGGGCACTCGAGGAGCATCGAGTCGATTATGCGATTTTCGGCGGAATTGCTCTCGGTCTGCATGGGCTCGCGCGTGCGACCGCCGACCTCGATCTTTTTGTCCGGCCCGAGAGGGAGAATATCGAGCGGCTGAAGAATGCGTTGCGCGCGGTATTCGATGATCCGAGCATCGACGAAATTTCCGCTGACGAACTTTGTGGCCCGTACCCGGCTGTTCGATACTGGCCACCCGAGGGATTCGGTTTCGACATTCTCACCAGGCTTGGCGAGGCTTTTGAGTTCGACACGCTCGAGATCGAGGAGAAGCGAATCGATGATGTTGCGATACAGGTCGTGAGCCCCCATACGCTGTGGCAGATGAAGAAGGATACTGTACGGCCAGTGGATCGAATCGACGCCGATTATCTGGCGAAGCGGTTCGGATTCGAGGATCGTTGA
- a CDS encoding PqiC family protein, with the protein MRIRHAIAAAALVVCSCGFFSRPDQQFFTLETIPPAQRSATIGANPVAIGTVELPPGLDRRGIVVRKSDHQLDIRGTHQWSDTLETVVLHTLAHDLAARLPDGEVILPGQSTPAGGVRSIDIIFEELAAGPETIFQLRARWTADGLTRFDEISVPMSSLDSSEVASATSQALAQLADRIVASI; encoded by the coding sequence ATGAGAATCCGACACGCCATCGCCGCGGCAGCCCTCGTCGTCTGCTCCTGCGGCTTTTTCTCGAGACCGGACCAGCAGTTCTTCACCCTCGAGACGATTCCTCCTGCGCAGCGCTCGGCAACCATCGGCGCCAACCCCGTCGCGATAGGAACGGTAGAGCTTCCCCCCGGGCTGGACCGACGAGGAATCGTCGTCCGGAAATCGGACCATCAACTCGACATCCGGGGAACTCATCAGTGGTCCGACACGCTGGAAACCGTCGTGCTCCACACGCTGGCCCACGATCTGGCTGCGAGACTTCCCGACGGAGAGGTCATCCTTCCGGGCCAGTCGACGCCGGCGGGCGGGGTGCGGTCGATCGACATCATCTTCGAAGAGCTCGCAGCAGGACCGGAAACGATCTTCCAGCTTCGAGCGCGCTGGACGGCCGATGGCCTGACGAGATTCGACGAGATCTCGGTCCCGATGTCGTCTCTCGACAGCTCCGAGGTCGCCTCAGCGACGAGTCAGGCGCTCGCGCAGCTCGCCGACCGAATCGTGGCCAGCATCTGA
- a CDS encoding paraquat-inducible protein A — MTIPLACAAAVLVLLPASAFLPLMESTFRNILFEESRLVSSVGVIYTEVWFPFAFGFLFFAFIFPAVRAIFQILVLGSVLVGFVFRETGRIFRWSEQLRTWSMADVVVIGGIIAYYRAAVPSRVEIEPGAWLYIGVAAFALLGDLTLDRRRVWSSIMPDREAFSSGEPSCDVCELIVPGASIGDPCPRCGEKLGSRVVIRFVTALTAVAAAIPLCIPSFSTAVMVNNRLTGTLEHTVLGTIQLIADYGMWTAAVVLFIAGVTVPLVELAALSWLLLRVRFPSVRGLVLRTRMHRMLRHLMRWPMIIPFTAAIAAPIIDFRGVDDIISGPGATPLFMVITLMMLGISVLEPRLMWRSAGEAE, encoded by the coding sequence GTGACGATCCCGCTGGCGTGTGCCGCAGCAGTGCTCGTTCTTTTGCCTGCGAGCGCATTTCTGCCGCTGATGGAGTCGACTTTCAGAAACATCCTCTTCGAGGAGAGCCGGCTCGTTTCGAGTGTCGGTGTGATCTACACGGAAGTATGGTTTCCGTTCGCGTTCGGCTTTCTCTTCTTCGCCTTCATCTTCCCCGCCGTACGAGCAATATTTCAGATACTCGTTCTCGGCTCGGTCCTCGTCGGATTTGTTTTCCGCGAGACCGGACGAATTTTTCGATGGAGCGAGCAACTGAGGACGTGGAGCATGGCGGATGTCGTGGTGATCGGAGGCATCATCGCGTATTACCGCGCCGCGGTACCGTCCAGAGTCGAGATCGAGCCTGGCGCCTGGTTGTACATCGGCGTCGCAGCGTTCGCGTTGCTCGGCGATCTCACGCTGGATCGGCGAAGGGTCTGGAGCTCGATCATGCCGGACCGCGAAGCGTTCTCCAGCGGCGAACCCTCCTGCGACGTCTGTGAACTGATCGTACCCGGTGCCAGTATCGGCGACCCGTGTCCCCGGTGCGGGGAAAAACTCGGATCCCGCGTCGTGATCCGCTTCGTCACCGCCCTCACGGCGGTTGCGGCCGCGATTCCTCTCTGCATTCCATCCTTCTCCACGGCCGTCATGGTCAACAATCGGCTCACGGGCACACTAGAACATACGGTGCTCGGAACGATCCAGCTGATTGCCGACTACGGAATGTGGACTGCAGCCGTCGTGCTCTTCATCGCCGGTGTAACCGTGCCGCTCGTCGAGCTGGCAGCTCTCTCCTGGCTGCTCCTTCGCGTCCGTTTTCCAAGCGTGCGCGGCCTGGTACTGCGCACACGCATGCACCGCATGCTTCGACACCTGATGCGCTGGCCGATGATCATTCCGTTCACCGCTGCGATCGCGGCTCCGATCATCGACTTTCGGGGGGTCGACGACATCATCTCGGGGCCCGGCGCAACCCCCCTGTTCATGGTCATCACTCTGATGATGCTCGGAATTAGCGTTCTCGAACCAAGGCTCATGTGGAGATCCGCGGGTGAGGCCGAATGA